In Flavobacterium sp. N3904, one DNA window encodes the following:
- a CDS encoding class I SAM-dependent methyltransferase: protein MDITHKTHFLKVKDYSVSQETFDLYHDETLDMLITHPQPSLDVLGKYYESPDYISHTDSKRSLFEKAYHFVKNIALKNKLSLINSYQPSKGLILDIGAGTGDFLTVAQNDGWKTVGVEPSDKAKAIAKSKGVSFVEKTAELESHTFDVISMWHVLEHVPNLDEQIKELKRLLKPSGTLIVAVPNFKSYDAKYYGNFWAAYDVPIHFWHFSKIAIQKLFEKENMKLVKVLPMKFDSFYVSLLSEKYKTGKMNYIKAFFIGLQSNWKAKQNFEYSSHIYVLKNNQNSF from the coding sequence ATGGATATTACACACAAAACACATTTTTTAAAAGTAAAAGATTATTCCGTTTCTCAAGAAACCTTCGATCTCTATCATGATGAAACATTGGATATGTTAATTACGCATCCGCAACCGAGTTTGGATGTTCTAGGGAAGTACTATGAGAGTCCCGACTATATTTCGCATACCGACTCCAAAAGATCGTTGTTTGAAAAGGCATACCATTTTGTAAAAAATATTGCATTAAAAAATAAATTGAGTTTAATCAATTCGTATCAACCTTCTAAAGGGTTGATTTTGGACATAGGTGCTGGAACCGGAGATTTTTTGACGGTTGCCCAAAATGACGGTTGGAAAACGGTAGGAGTCGAACCCAGTGATAAAGCCAAAGCGATTGCAAAGAGCAAAGGCGTTTCTTTTGTGGAAAAAACAGCTGAATTGGAAAGCCATACTTTTGATGTGATTTCGATGTGGCATGTTTTGGAACACGTTCCCAATTTGGACGAACAGATAAAGGAATTAAAACGATTGCTAAAACCAAGTGGAACTTTGATTGTTGCCGTTCCCAATTTCAAATCTTATGACGCAAAATATTATGGAAACTTTTGGGCGGCTTATGATGTGCCGATTCACTTTTGGCATTTCTCCAAAATAGCGATTCAAAAATTGTTTGAAAAGGAAAATATGAAACTTGTAAAAGTGCTTCCAATGAAATTTGATTCTTTTTATGTGAGCTTACTTTCCGAAAAATACAAAACCGGAAAAATGAATTACATTAAGGCCTTTTTCATTGGATTGCAGTCGAATTGGAAAGCCAAACAAAATTTTGAATATTCATCGCACATTTATGTCCTTAAAAACAACCAAAACTCGTTTTAA
- a CDS encoding GNAT family N-acetyltransferase — protein MRIIQTTILSLKQKQSLFELWNSEYPKKIGYNELSEFEDYLDGLLEIKHYLLMNDQNTILGWAFTFVREEEDWFGIIIDSNIHGRGFGTLLLNELKKHKSILNGWATNHQNDFKQNNEPYLSPIEFYSKNGFIVNENIRMENEKISAVKIRWERI, from the coding sequence ATGAGAATTATCCAAACAACAATTTTATCTTTAAAACAAAAACAATCGTTGTTTGAACTTTGGAATTCAGAATATCCTAAAAAAATTGGCTATAATGAATTGTCCGAATTTGAAGATTATCTGGACGGACTTTTAGAAATAAAACATTATTTGTTGATGAATGATCAAAATACAATTCTAGGCTGGGCTTTTACTTTTGTTCGGGAAGAAGAGGATTGGTTTGGGATTATAATTGATTCTAACATACATGGTAGAGGATTTGGGACACTTTTGCTAAATGAACTAAAAAAGCATAAATCGATTTTGAATGGCTGGGCTACCAATCATCAAAATGATTTTAAACAGAATAACGAACCTTATCTTTCTCCAATAGAATTTTATTCTAAAAACGGATTTATAGTGAATGAAAATATACGGATGGAAAATGAGAAAATTTCTGCTGTCAAAATAAGATGGGAAAGGATATAG
- the ybeY gene encoding rRNA maturation RNase YbeY: MINFNYESDFILENEEAISSWLSNVILSENKTEGEISYIFCNDEYLHKINLEYLNHDTLTDIISFDYTMGNEISGDVFVSIERVLDNAKDYNTLFDEELKRVLVHGVLHYCGYKDKTEKDEALMRSKEDEKLAMFHVEQ, from the coding sequence ATGATCAATTTTAATTACGAATCCGATTTTATTTTAGAAAACGAAGAGGCAATATCCTCTTGGCTAAGCAATGTAATCCTTTCGGAAAACAAAACAGAAGGTGAAATCAGCTACATCTTTTGTAATGACGAGTATCTTCATAAGATTAACTTAGAGTATCTAAATCACGACACACTTACCGATATTATTAGTTTCGATTACACGATGGGCAACGAAATAAGCGGCGATGTTTTTGTTTCTATAGAAAGGGTTTTAGACAATGCCAAAGACTACAACACGCTTTTCGACGAAGAATTAAAAAGAGTTTTAGTACATGGTGTTTTGCATTATTGCGGATATAAAGACAAAACCGAAAAAGACGAAGCTTTAATGAGAAGCAAAGAAGATGAAAAACTTGCAATGTTTCACGTGGAACAGTAA
- the gltX gene encoding glutamate--tRNA ligase has translation MSKPVRVRFAPSPTGPLHIGGVRTALFNYLFAKKNGGTFYLRIEDTDQNRFVPGAEEYIMEALEWLGIAPDETIGKNEKFGPYRQSERKQIYRQYADLLIDSGNAYYAFDTAESLDAHRKQHEAEGKTFIYNHHNREKLDTSLVITKEETAKRIANKEDYVIRFKTPTNETLLLQDIIRGEVKFETNLLDDKVLFKSDGMPTYHLANIVDDHLMETSHVIRGEEWLPSMPLHVMLYRAFGWDAPEFAHLPLILKPIGNGKLSKRDGDKMGFPVFPLEWKTSEGVSSGYREKGFFPETVVNFLALLGWNDGTDKELFTLEELTQVFDLKRVHKSGAKFDPEKNKWFNHQYLMKKDDTFLAEKFSKIIDSKDLNRYFSLVDLSKIVSLIKERADFVSDFWEMSDFFFIAPLTYDEKAAKNWKTETPALMQELISVLEEISDFTSLNIESILKDWMTKNEIAMGKVMQPFRLSLVGALKGPHLFDIVEVIGKQETISRLQTAITKL, from the coding sequence ATGTCTAAACCAGTTCGTGTGCGTTTTGCACCAAGTCCCACAGGACCTTTACATATTGGCGGAGTACGTACCGCTTTATTTAATTATTTGTTTGCTAAAAAAAACGGAGGAACTTTTTACCTACGAATAGAAGATACCGATCAAAATCGATTTGTTCCAGGAGCAGAAGAATATATAATGGAAGCTTTGGAATGGTTAGGAATAGCTCCTGATGAAACCATAGGAAAAAATGAAAAGTTTGGTCCATACAGACAAAGTGAGAGAAAACAGATATACAGACAATATGCCGATTTATTAATCGACTCAGGAAATGCTTATTATGCTTTTGATACTGCCGAATCACTAGATGCACATAGAAAACAGCATGAAGCTGAAGGCAAAACATTTATCTACAATCACCATAATCGTGAAAAACTGGATACTTCTTTAGTAATCACCAAAGAAGAAACTGCAAAAAGAATAGCCAATAAAGAAGATTATGTAATCCGTTTTAAAACACCGACTAATGAAACTTTGCTTTTGCAAGATATTATTCGTGGCGAAGTAAAATTCGAAACCAATCTTTTGGATGATAAAGTATTGTTTAAAAGTGATGGTATGCCAACCTATCATTTGGCAAATATTGTTGATGACCATTTGATGGAAACCTCACACGTAATTCGTGGTGAAGAATGGTTGCCATCTATGCCATTACACGTAATGTTGTATCGTGCTTTTGGATGGGATGCACCGGAGTTTGCGCACTTGCCTTTAATATTAAAACCAATCGGAAACGGTAAATTATCCAAAAGAGATGGAGACAAAATGGGATTCCCCGTATTTCCGTTAGAATGGAAAACATCAGAAGGCGTTTCGTCTGGTTATAGAGAAAAAGGATTTTTTCCCGAAACAGTTGTGAATTTTTTAGCCTTATTGGGCTGGAATGATGGAACCGACAAAGAACTTTTTACCTTAGAAGAATTAACACAAGTGTTTGATTTAAAAAGAGTACACAAATCAGGGGCGAAATTTGATCCGGAGAAAAACAAATGGTTCAATCATCAATATTTAATGAAAAAAGATGATACCTTTTTGGCTGAGAAATTCTCAAAAATTATCGATTCAAAAGATCTGAACAGGTATTTTTCACTGGTTGATTTGTCAAAAATTGTTTCATTAATAAAAGAAAGAGCAGACTTTGTTTCTGATTTTTGGGAAATGAGTGATTTCTTTTTTATAGCTCCGTTGACATATGATGAAAAAGCAGCTAAAAATTGGAAAACAGAAACACCGGCATTGATGCAAGAATTGATATCGGTACTAGAAGAAATAAGTGATTTTACATCATTAAATATTGAAAGTATCCTAAAAGACTGGATGACCAAAAATGAAATTGCAATGGGAAAAGTAATGCAACCCTTTCGTTTGAGTTTGGTTGGAGCACTCAAAGGCCCTCACCTATTTGATATTGTGGAAGTCATCGGAAAACAAGAAACCATTTCCAGACTACAAACAGCAATAACTAAATTATAA
- a CDS encoding PorT family protein: MKKIIYIIFAIAFLPAFSQAPRGFYATAGLTQTSLKSDDLLSDPGIGFKTGIIGSWGYHETYNFQLEFLYNQKSFDLKSVEGDYQTVNSVKFNSEAIDFGFYFNYYILKPEEDAFFIGPQLGFTTSFSGEFIPAGNGETYNNRYLPYLIDDNSFRNMSPISLDAGFGLTGGYNDFRFDLRYTMGLSNRLESVETNSRDDSNLYTGPILEGKLNTISFSLSYLFWKKNNKR, translated from the coding sequence ATGAAAAAAATAATATATATAATTTTTGCTATCGCTTTTCTTCCTGCATTTAGTCAAGCACCAAGAGGATTTTATGCAACTGCAGGTCTTACACAAACTTCTTTAAAGTCTGATGATTTGTTGTCTGATCCTGGTATAGGTTTCAAAACAGGTATAATAGGATCATGGGGTTATCATGAAACATACAATTTCCAACTAGAGTTTCTATATAACCAAAAATCATTTGATTTAAAATCTGTTGAAGGGGACTATCAGACCGTTAATTCTGTTAAATTCAATTCTGAAGCTATTGACTTCGGTTTCTATTTTAATTATTACATTTTAAAACCTGAAGAAGACGCATTCTTTATTGGACCACAATTAGGTTTTACCACGTCGTTTTCTGGCGAATTTATTCCTGCCGGAAATGGAGAGACTTATAATAATAGATATTTACCCTATTTAATTGATGATAATAGTTTTCGGAATATGTCCCCAATTAGTCTTGATGCAGGGTTTGGTTTAACTGGAGGTTATAATGACTTTCGATTCGATTTAAGATATACGATGGGTTTAAGTAATCGTTTAGAAAGTGTTGAAACTAATAGTCGTGATGATTCTAATTTATATACTGGTCCAATTCTTGAAGGAAAACTTAACACTATTTCTTTCTCCTTGTCTTATCTATTTTGGAAAAAAAACAATAAAAGATAA
- a CDS encoding DUF4175 family protein: protein MEKVHSIHQKLEAFIKKYYTNELIRGIMFFIGLGLIYFIFTLFIEYFLWLKPQGRTVLFWFFITVEAFLLMRFILFPIFKILKFQKGIDYSQASIIIGKHFSEVNDTLTNYLQLSNSDTTVYNSELLLASIEQKANALRPIPFGRAIDFSSNRKYIPLAILPILFLLFFLLSGNGQIISQSLNRVVHFNVAFSPPAPFKFTVLNSNLVTEQGKDFILHIKSQGAVVPENVLIFIGDESYFLEIIKPGEFQFKIVKPLKNVSFHLEANTIISSDYELKVIAVPTISNFEMKFVYPAYLNLKSTIIKGTGNGIIPEGTQVTWMMNTNATQNVVWKNEVNSFPFSKTENRFNLSKNITQNTEYQIITSNNNVKNFEKLDYQLNVVKDQYPTINITKAPDSLNVSNTYFVGQLADDYGLSKLQIVYYESGKPANAKRVTIAVKQDTFDQFVFNFPANLDLAKGINYDFYFEIFDNDAIHHYKSSRSSVFSNRILTDEEKQNSNLQEQNSTINSLQKSLSKQEKQFSEMEKLQQTNKEKNALDFKDRQKINDFIKQQEQQNELMKEFANKMKNNLDKSNPQQKDEIKELLQKRLDNTDKELDKNKKLLDELNELNNKIKDEDFVEKLDKFKQSSKSQNKNLAQLVELTKRYYVEKKAEQLADKLDKLSQKEDKLSENEKENSAQEQKKLTDEFEKIQEELKQLEKDNDDLKSPIDIPSDSDKEKSIKDDLNKAGSDLQNNNKAKAKPSQKSASKKMKEMSKAMEQAMEESNKDQIEEDVKMLRQILDNLLAYSFSQEEVMKQFKATKLGSPSFNKYIKTQQNLKLQFKHVDDSLFALSLRQPKIAESVTKEVANVEYNIDKSLESLTDSQLQRGFSQQQYAISSANKLADLLSDSLNSMQMQISGSSGGKPKPGKGSGMQLPDIIKKQGELADKMKQGIKPGKKSGEGSKPGESKSKGTQSGKGEGNDGDKEGDGEGDAKATIDIYKEQQQLRDALQEELNKKGLGNNGQNALEQMKQLEKQLLNKGFNNETLQRTNNIKQELLKLETAIRLQGEDPKRQSETNIKSYSNQASPLPKALSEYLNSIEILNRQSLPLRSNFNQKVQEYFNNK from the coding sequence TTGGAAAAGGTACATTCGATACATCAAAAATTAGAAGCTTTTATAAAGAAGTATTATACCAATGAATTAATCCGTGGCATAATGTTTTTTATTGGACTCGGATTAATTTATTTTATTTTTACGCTCTTTATTGAATATTTCCTTTGGCTAAAACCACAAGGAAGAACGGTCTTATTTTGGTTTTTCATTACTGTCGAAGCGTTTTTATTAATGCGTTTTATACTGTTCCCCATTTTCAAAATTTTGAAATTTCAAAAGGGAATTGATTATAGTCAAGCATCCATAATTATCGGAAAACATTTTTCTGAAGTAAACGATACCCTAACTAACTATTTGCAGCTTTCAAATTCAGACACTACAGTTTATAATTCAGAATTATTATTGGCTTCCATAGAGCAAAAAGCAAATGCTTTGCGTCCAATTCCTTTTGGAAGAGCTATTGATTTTAGTTCCAATAGAAAATATATACCGTTAGCGATTTTGCCAATTCTTTTTTTATTGTTCTTTCTTCTGTCTGGAAATGGTCAGATTATTTCGCAAAGTTTGAATAGGGTAGTGCACTTCAATGTTGCTTTTTCCCCACCTGCACCTTTTAAGTTTACTGTTTTAAATTCAAATTTAGTTACGGAACAAGGCAAAGATTTTATTTTGCATATTAAATCTCAAGGAGCAGTAGTGCCTGAAAATGTTTTGATTTTTATTGGTGATGAAAGTTATTTTCTTGAAATCATTAAGCCAGGGGAATTTCAATTTAAAATTGTGAAACCACTTAAGAATGTTTCTTTTCATTTGGAAGCAAATACTATTATTTCATCCGATTACGAATTGAAGGTAATTGCTGTTCCCACTATTTCAAACTTTGAAATGAAGTTCGTTTATCCTGCTTATTTAAATTTAAAATCTACTATTATTAAGGGAACTGGTAATGGTATTATTCCCGAAGGGACACAAGTTACCTGGATGATGAATACAAATGCAACGCAAAATGTGGTATGGAAAAATGAAGTAAATAGTTTCCCTTTCTCAAAGACTGAGAATAGATTTAATTTATCTAAAAACATAACTCAAAATACAGAATATCAAATAATTACATCCAATAATAATGTAAAAAACTTCGAAAAATTGGATTATCAGTTAAATGTTGTCAAAGATCAGTATCCAACGATTAATATTACTAAAGCACCAGATAGTTTGAATGTTTCAAATACTTATTTTGTTGGGCAATTGGCTGATGATTATGGATTGTCTAAGTTGCAGATTGTATATTATGAATCTGGAAAACCAGCAAATGCCAAGCGTGTAACAATAGCTGTTAAGCAGGATACTTTTGATCAATTTGTTTTTAATTTTCCTGCAAATCTTGATTTGGCAAAAGGAATAAATTATGATTTCTACTTTGAGATTTTTGATAATGATGCCATTCATCATTATAAAAGCAGTCGTTCTTCTGTTTTTTCAAACCGCATTTTAACCGATGAAGAGAAACAAAATAGTAATCTTCAAGAGCAAAATAGTACAATAAACAGTTTGCAAAAATCTTTGTCTAAGCAAGAGAAACAGTTTTCTGAAATGGAAAAATTGCAACAAACAAATAAGGAAAAGAATGCTTTGGATTTTAAAGATCGTCAAAAAATAAACGATTTTATTAAGCAGCAGGAACAGCAAAATGAGTTGATGAAAGAATTTGCCAATAAAATGAAAAACAATCTAGACAAGTCAAATCCCCAGCAGAAGGATGAAATCAAAGAATTATTGCAAAAAAGATTAGACAATACAGATAAGGAATTGGATAAGAATAAAAAGCTATTAGACGAACTTAATGAATTAAATAATAAAATTAAAGATGAAGATTTTGTTGAAAAGCTTGATAAATTTAAGCAGAGCAGTAAAAGTCAAAATAAGAATCTTGCGCAATTGGTTGAATTAACCAAGCGTTATTATGTCGAAAAAAAAGCAGAACAATTAGCTGATAAATTGGATAAACTTTCCCAGAAAGAGGATAAATTATCAGAGAATGAAAAAGAAAATTCTGCTCAAGAGCAGAAGAAATTAACAGATGAATTCGAGAAAATTCAAGAAGAATTAAAACAATTGGAAAAGGATAATGACGATTTAAAATCCCCAATTGATATTCCTTCCGATTCAGACAAAGAAAAAAGTATTAAAGATGACCTCAATAAAGCAGGTTCAGATTTGCAAAATAACAACAAAGCTAAAGCTAAACCTAGTCAAAAGAGTGCTTCGAAAAAGATGAAAGAAATGTCTAAGGCGATGGAGCAAGCAATGGAAGAATCAAACAAAGACCAGATTGAAGAAGACGTAAAAATGTTGCGTCAAATTTTAGATAATTTATTAGCTTATTCTTTTTCACAAGAAGAGGTGATGAAACAATTCAAAGCAACAAAACTTGGCTCTCCTTCTTTTAATAAATACATTAAAACGCAACAAAATTTAAAATTACAATTCAAGCATGTTGACGATAGTCTTTTTGCATTGTCATTACGTCAACCAAAAATAGCAGAATCTGTTACAAAAGAGGTTGCCAATGTAGAATACAATATTGATAAATCTCTTGAAAGTTTAACTGATTCTCAACTGCAAAGAGGTTTTTCTCAACAACAATATGCGATTTCATCTGCTAATAAATTGGCCGATTTATTGAGCGATTCCTTGAACAGTATGCAAATGCAAATATCTGGCAGCAGTGGAGGAAAACCAAAACCTGGCAAAGGCTCAGGAATGCAGTTGCCGGATATTATAAAAAAGCAAGGAGAATTAGCAGATAAAATGAAGCAAGGAATTAAGCCTGGCAAAAAATCAGGAGAAGGCAGTAAACCAGGAGAAAGTAAAAGCAAAGGAACTCAGTCCGGAAAAGGCGAAGGTAATGATGGTGATAAGGAAGGGGATGGAGAAGGGGACGCGAAAGCGACTATTGATATTTATAAAGAGCAGCAACAATTGCGTGATGCGTTGCAAGAAGAACTTAATAAAAAAGGACTAGGAAATAATGGACAGAATGCTTTAGAGCAAATGAAACAGTTAGAAAAACAGTTATTAAACAAAGGTTTTAATAATGAAACCTTACAACGAACTAACAACATTAAACAAGAACTTTTAAAATTAGAGACTGCTATTCGATTACAAGGAGAGGACCCAAAGCGCCAATCTGAAACTAATATCAAAAGCTATTCCAATCAAGCAAGCCCATTACCAAAGGCTCTTTCAGAATATTTAAATAGCATCGAAATATTAAATAGACAATCGCTACCTTTGCGCTCGAATTTTAATCAAAAAGTTCAAGAATATTTTAACAACAAATGA
- the mnmG gene encoding tRNA uridine-5-carboxymethylaminomethyl(34) synthesis enzyme MnmG: protein MFLEEYDVIVVGAGHAGSEAAAAAANLGSKTLLVTMSLQNIAQMSCNPAMGGIAKGQIVREIDALGGYSGIVSDRTAIQFKMLNKSKGPAMWSPRVQSDRMRFAEEWRMMLEGTPNLDFYQEMVKGLIIEGGKIKGIRTSLGVEIRSKSVVLTNGTFLNGLIHIGEKQFGGGRAGESAAYGITEDLIKAGFEAGRMKTGTPPRVDGRSLDYSKMNEEKGDARPDKFSYSDLTKPLAIQKSCHMTYTSLEVHNILREGFDRSPMFNGRIKSIGPRYCPSIEDKINRFADKERHQLFVEPEGWNTCEVYVNGFSTSLPEDIQFKALRTVVGFENVKFFRPGYAIEYDYFPPTQLKHTLETKLVEGLYFAGQINGTTGYEEAASQGLMAGINAHLKVHEQAPLILKRDEAYIGVLIDDLITKGTEEPYRMFTSRAEYRTLLRQDNADFRLTPLSYEIGLASETRLRRMEYKLNESEKMVAFFRETSVSVEETNPILEAKETALINQGDKMFKVFSRPQIDLEDMLKFEKVKQYLVDNNLDQEILEQAEIQVKYSGYIEKERNNADKLTRLEDVKIPENFDYNKIKSMSIEAKQKLGKIRPVTISQASRISGVSPSDVSVLLIYMGR from the coding sequence ATGTTTTTAGAAGAGTATGATGTAATTGTGGTGGGAGCGGGTCACGCTGGTTCTGAAGCTGCGGCTGCGGCTGCAAATTTGGGATCCAAAACTTTGTTGGTGACTATGAGTTTGCAAAACATTGCGCAAATGTCTTGCAATCCTGCAATGGGCGGAATTGCAAAAGGACAAATAGTTCGTGAGATTGATGCGCTTGGTGGATATTCTGGAATTGTTTCAGATCGAACGGCTATTCAGTTTAAGATGTTGAATAAATCAAAAGGTCCTGCAATGTGGTCTCCGAGAGTTCAAAGTGATCGTATGCGATTTGCAGAAGAATGGCGAATGATGTTGGAAGGAACTCCTAATCTTGATTTTTATCAAGAAATGGTAAAAGGTTTGATAATTGAAGGCGGAAAGATAAAGGGAATCAGAACTTCGTTGGGAGTGGAGATTCGTTCCAAATCGGTTGTGTTGACGAATGGAACTTTTTTGAATGGTTTGATTCATATTGGAGAAAAACAATTTGGAGGTGGTCGTGCTGGAGAGAGTGCTGCGTATGGAATCACCGAAGATTTAATTAAAGCTGGTTTTGAAGCAGGAAGAATGAAGACAGGAACGCCTCCAAGAGTTGACGGACGTTCTTTGGATTATTCTAAAATGAATGAAGAAAAAGGCGATGCGAGGCCAGATAAGTTTTCATATTCTGATTTGACTAAACCATTGGCGATTCAAAAATCCTGTCACATGACGTACACTTCATTAGAGGTGCATAATATTTTGAGAGAAGGATTTGATCGTTCTCCGATGTTCAATGGAAGAATAAAAAGTATAGGCCCTAGATATTGTCCTTCTATTGAAGATAAAATAAATCGTTTTGCTGATAAAGAACGTCATCAATTGTTTGTGGAGCCAGAAGGTTGGAATACCTGCGAGGTTTATGTAAATGGTTTTTCTACTTCTTTGCCAGAGGATATTCAGTTTAAAGCGTTGCGTACAGTTGTTGGTTTTGAGAATGTCAAATTCTTTCGTCCTGGTTATGCTATCGAATATGATTATTTTCCGCCAACGCAATTGAAACATACGTTGGAAACTAAGTTGGTTGAAGGTTTGTATTTTGCAGGACAAATTAATGGTACAACAGGATATGAAGAAGCAGCCTCTCAAGGTTTGATGGCTGGAATCAATGCGCATTTAAAAGTTCACGAACAAGCGCCATTAATTTTGAAACGTGACGAAGCATATATTGGAGTTTTGATCGATGACTTAATTACGAAGGGTACAGAAGAACCTTATCGTATGTTTACTTCCCGAGCAGAGTACAGAACATTGTTGCGTCAGGATAATGCTGATTTTAGATTGACACCACTATCGTACGAAATTGGTTTGGCTTCTGAAACGCGTTTGCGTAGAATGGAGTACAAATTAAATGAGTCTGAAAAAATGGTGGCTTTCTTCAGAGAGACTAGTGTTTCGGTAGAAGAGACTAATCCTATTTTGGAGGCGAAAGAGACAGCCCTGATCAATCAAGGCGATAAAATGTTTAAAGTATTTTCAAGACCACAAATCGATTTGGAAGATATGTTGAAATTTGAAAAAGTTAAACAATACTTGGTTGATAACAATCTTGATCAGGAAATTTTGGAGCAAGCCGAGATTCAAGTAAAGTATTCAGGTTATATTGAAAAGGAAAGAAACAACGCTGATAAGTTGACCAGATTGGAAGATGTCAAAATCCCTGAAAATTTTGATTATAATAAGATTAAATCAATGTCTATTGAAGCGAAGCAAAAACTTGGAAAGATACGTCCTGTGACGATTTCACAAGCGTCGAGAATAAGTGGAGTTTCGCCAAGTGATGTTTCTGTACTTTTGATTTATATGGGAAGGTAA